A single window of Nematostella vectensis chromosome 4, jaNemVect1.1, whole genome shotgun sequence DNA harbors:
- the LOC5513739 gene encoding transcription elongation factor SPT4-A translates to MAMETIPKELRNLRACLLCSLIKTLEQFEYDGCENCEKYLRLKNNKENILSCTSPNFDGVISIISTEDSWVARWQRIESKVKGCYAVSVTGKLPSHIVRELKSRGITYTSRDRTNH, encoded by the exons ATGGCGATGGAAACAATCCCCAAAGAGCTACGCAATCTTCGAGCTTGTTTGCTTTGCTCACTTATAAAG ACTTTAGAACAGTTTGAGTACGATGGATGCGAGAATTGTGAGAAATATCTTCGCCTGAAAAACAACAAGGAGAATATCCTTTCTTGCACAAGTCCTAATTTTGATGG GGTAATATCTATCATCTCTACAGAGGACAGTTGGGTTGCACGGTGGCAGAGAATAG AAAGCAAGGTTAAAGGATGCTACGCTGTATCAGTCACAGGGAAACTTCCTAGTCATATAGTGAGAGAACTTAAGTCCAGGGGAATTACTTACACATCACGGGATCGAACTAACCACTAG
- the LOC5513680 gene encoding spermatogenesis-associated protein 22: protein MNNKRPNTGVNGNRSIIPIFTNKRRRIKQALYANPTEDMTSTYFGNNNNNTNNDGEEVSFLGTNPTVNSYTGFGPGNNNSFKSPGSFGRNQGQPSSFNKNVNQDGSRRGFSFSSGLGKRNQSIMDRKSFPNNTFGRGNQSGPNGRNNTNKISNPNLKTLPPPLPSVKRPQESKSFSWKQWSPPKKSPAQPLLSRTIKPNGTGQQLGRPQEPSQEQSQLPIKQVNPQKDHADHSLRMITATVKNLQQWSLHKDQLTMLFEVFGILDSAVAPSPQAKGKNFVLKDNTGSIRCTFWEMDRMLPRLIRGQPHRCVGFVERQNGVFICVSIRPTSPNEHRVTTASQSASEKAMQECLASFREH, encoded by the exons ATGAACAATAAACGACCAAATACCGGAG TTAATGGGAATCGTTCAATAATTCCAATTTTCACAAACAAAAGACGGCGAATAAAGCAAGCCTTGTACGCAAACCCCACAGAAGACATGACAAGCACCTACTTcggcaataacaacaacaacacgaaCAACGATGGAGAAGAGGTCTCCTTTCTTGGTACAAACCCTACAGTAAATAGCTATACAGGTTTTGGTCCAGGTAATAACAACAGCTTTAAAAGCCCTGGAAGTTTTGGACGAAACCAAGGACAACCAAGCTCTTTCAACAAAAACGTGAACCAGGACGGATCAAGGCGAGGGTTTTCGTTCAGTTCGGGACTCGGGAAAAGAAACCAGTCAATTATGGACAGGAAGTCATTTCCTAACAACACCTTCGGTAGAGGGAATCAGAGTGGGCCAAACGGGagaaataacacaaacaaaatcaGCAATCCGAATTTGAAGACCTTGCCTCCCCCATTACCAAG TGTCAAACGACCACAAGAAAGCAAGTCATTTTCTTGGAAACAATGGagtccccccaaaaaatctcCTGCACAGCCCCTTTTGTCAAGAACAATCAAGCCAAACGGGACAGGTCAACAGCTAGGGAGACCTCAAGAGCCCTCACAGGAACAG TCCCAGTTGCCAATAAAACAAGTGAATCCACAAAAAGACCATGCAGACCATAGCCTTAGAATGATAACAGCAACAGTCAAGAATCTTCAACAGTGGAGTCTACACAAAGATCAGCTAACAATGTTGTTTGAAGTCTTTG GCATACTTGACTCAGCAGTGGCTCCCAGCCCACAAGCTAAAGGAAAAAACTTTGTGCTGAAGGATAACACTGGCTCCATCAG GTGCACATTTTGGGAAATG GACCGCATGCTGCCAAGATTGATCCGAGGACAACCACACAG ATGTGTTGGTTTTGTGGAAAGGCAGAATGGTGTATTTATCTGTGTAAGCATCAGACCAACAAGTCCCAATGAACACAGGGTTACCACAGCAAGCCAGAGTGCCTCTGAAAAGGCTATGCAGGAATGCTTGGCTAGTTTTAGAGAACATTGA
- the LOC116618992 gene encoding uncharacterized protein LOC116618992 isoform X2 encodes MAFLGVSSGTYDLPCSCKTKTELSALNELLGTDEKIEKKSHAWSEKTLPEAAKQDEGLWAVYGLLSFEDRNTRSQSGKQVLLTAWQVCDSSRDHEGGYLMNYDESKRSPSKRDAKLGSSRSRSSSAREPKNLETFTRRCDFVKENIKPQTNQECERQEDGRISRLGRSASPHKAMKFHHFKRITEHMRYYRETITASATRRHVQIQVQKSKKAVKPPQAHSKAENMTFCKFCVSTTSNMNDKEDQKNGFGILRVSPCLASPKTPSKNTKDKLSQKEANKLREEIKSDSFNSSASRKTLDIPKKETVLLRRSEKCRFSISSVAKNYSEGKASPCTMLDYEKKLILSPSCRDFVKRSVPDEEKKTSEIRPVKKVELQVCRPPMLSVGNGNGKGRGYGACYSRRCIRTGGLPCSRSCQSHATLPWSGSWKPASSTHIFTMLKNIPSSMKRIYISSFTESACVQTEYQGRPSQDYTT; translated from the exons ATGGCTTTTCTTGGTGTGAGCTCAGGCACTTATGATTTACCTTGCTCATGCAAGACGAAAACCGAATTGAGCGCCCTGAACGAATTGCTGGGAACGGATGAAAAGATCGAAAAAAAGAGTCATGCATGGAGCGAAAAGACACTGCCAGAGGCAGCCAAACAAGATGAAGGTTTATGGGCAGTGTACGGACTTCTCAGTTTTGAAGACCGGAATACGAGGAGCCAGAGTGGAAAACAAGTGTTGTTAACTGCATGGCAAGTTTGCGACTCGAGTCGAGACCACGAAGGAGGCTATTTGATGAATTACGACGAAAGCAAAAGATCGCCTAGTAAAAGAGACGCAAAATTAGGTAGCTCCAGAAGTCGCTCTAGCTCCGCAAGAGAGCCGAAAAACTTGGAGACGTTTACTAGGCGTTGCGACTTTGttaaagaaaatatcaaaCCACAAACAAATCAAGAATGCGAGAGACAAGAAGACGGCCGCATCTCAAGGCTGGGAAGATCAGCTTCGCCTCACAAAGCCATGAAGTTCCACCATTTCAAACGCATCACAGAGCATATGCGATATTACCGAGAAACTATCACAGCCTCTGCCACGAGAAGGCATGTTCAGATCCAAGtgcaaaaatcaaaaaaggcaGTTAAACCTCCCCAGGCCCACAGCAAGGCGGAAAATATGACATTCTGCAAGTTTTGTGTTTCTACTACATCCAATATGAACGACAAAGAAGACCAAAAGAATGGATTTGGAATTCTTAGAGTTAGCCCTTGTCTGGCATCCCCAAAGACTCCATCCAAGAACACTAAAGATAAGTTATCACAAAAAGAAGCAAATAAATTAAGAGAGGAGATAAAAAGCGATTCTTTCAACAGTTCTGCCAGTAGAAAAACGCTTGACATCCCAAAAAAGGAAACCGTCCTCTTGAGAAGGTCAGAAAAATGTAGGTTTTCTATCTCTTCAGTTGCCAAGAATTACTCTGAGGGAAAAGCTTCCCCTTGCACCATGCTTGATTATGAAAAAAAGCTGATCTTATCACCCAGTTGCCGTGATTTTGTTAAAAGGTCGGTACCCGATGAGGAAAAGAAAACTAGCGAGATACGACCGGTGAAAAAAGTGGAGTTACAAGTTTGCAGGCCCCCAATGCTCTCAGTTGGCAACGGAAATGGAAAGGGTCGTGGCTATGGTGCCTGTTACTCAAGAAGG tgcaTCCGCACGGGGGGTCTCCCTTGCAGCCGATCGTGTCAGAGTCACGCAACGCTGCCTTGGAGTGGTAGCTGGAAACCTGCATCAAGCACTCACATCTTTACCATGCTCAAAAATATTCCTTCATCTATGAAACGCATATACATTTCTTCATTTACAGAGTCAGCCTGTGTACAAACAGAGTACCAAGGCCGTCCCAGCCAAGACTATACCACTTAA
- the LOC116618992 gene encoding uncharacterized protein LOC116618992 isoform X1, translating into MAFLGVSSGTYDLPCSCKTKTELSALNELLGTDEKIEKKSHAWSEKTLPEAAKQDEGLWAVYGLLSFEDRNTRSQSGKQVLLTAWQVCDSSRDHEGGYLMNYDESKRSPSKRDAKLGSSRSRSSSAREPKNLETFTRRCDFVKENIKPQTNQECERQEDGRISRLGRSASPHKAMKFHHFKRITEHMRYYRETITASATRRHVQIQVQKSKKAVKPPQAHSKAENMTFCKFCVSTTSNMNDKEDQKNGFGILRVSPCLASPKTPSKNTKDKLSQKEANKLREEIKSDSFNSSASRKTLDIPKKETVLLRRSEKCRFSISSVAKNYSEGKASPCTMLDYEKKLILSPSCRDFVKRSVPDEEKKTSEIRPVKKVELQVCRPPMLSVGNGNGKGRGYGACYSRRSQPVYKQSTKAVPAKTIPLKLPNDNVTNSKTLPEKEFLHITTPKMIASNPGSNKDSTTKLTEESENPQDRRNAPLQVACYTLAQATDTSSIPRSRLLGPAQPTHQTVASNTSSFQACITPSGYAKSSVSAQLRKDKPAHTTRRSTREAYRLEPAPTQKIPSKASISNIVPFM; encoded by the exons ATGGCTTTTCTTGGTGTGAGCTCAGGCACTTATGATTTACCTTGCTCATGCAAGACGAAAACCGAATTGAGCGCCCTGAACGAATTGCTGGGAACGGATGAAAAGATCGAAAAAAAGAGTCATGCATGGAGCGAAAAGACACTGCCAGAGGCAGCCAAACAAGATGAAGGTTTATGGGCAGTGTACGGACTTCTCAGTTTTGAAGACCGGAATACGAGGAGCCAGAGTGGAAAACAAGTGTTGTTAACTGCATGGCAAGTTTGCGACTCGAGTCGAGACCACGAAGGAGGCTATTTGATGAATTACGACGAAAGCAAAAGATCGCCTAGTAAAAGAGACGCAAAATTAGGTAGCTCCAGAAGTCGCTCTAGCTCCGCAAGAGAGCCGAAAAACTTGGAGACGTTTACTAGGCGTTGCGACTTTGttaaagaaaatatcaaaCCACAAACAAATCAAGAATGCGAGAGACAAGAAGACGGCCGCATCTCAAGGCTGGGAAGATCAGCTTCGCCTCACAAAGCCATGAAGTTCCACCATTTCAAACGCATCACAGAGCATATGCGATATTACCGAGAAACTATCACAGCCTCTGCCACGAGAAGGCATGTTCAGATCCAAGtgcaaaaatcaaaaaaggcaGTTAAACCTCCCCAGGCCCACAGCAAGGCGGAAAATATGACATTCTGCAAGTTTTGTGTTTCTACTACATCCAATATGAACGACAAAGAAGACCAAAAGAATGGATTTGGAATTCTTAGAGTTAGCCCTTGTCTGGCATCCCCAAAGACTCCATCCAAGAACACTAAAGATAAGTTATCACAAAAAGAAGCAAATAAATTAAGAGAGGAGATAAAAAGCGATTCTTTCAACAGTTCTGCCAGTAGAAAAACGCTTGACATCCCAAAAAAGGAAACCGTCCTCTTGAGAAGGTCAGAAAAATGTAGGTTTTCTATCTCTTCAGTTGCCAAGAATTACTCTGAGGGAAAAGCTTCCCCTTGCACCATGCTTGATTATGAAAAAAAGCTGATCTTATCACCCAGTTGCCGTGATTTTGTTAAAAGGTCGGTACCCGATGAGGAAAAGAAAACTAGCGAGATACGACCGGTGAAAAAAGTGGAGTTACAAGTTTGCAGGCCCCCAATGCTCTCAGTTGGCAACGGAAATGGAAAGGGTCGTGGCTATGGTGCCTGTTACTCAAGAAGG AGTCAGCCTGTGTACAAACAGAGTACCAAGGCCGTCCCAGCCAAGACTATACCACTTAAACTACCAAATGACAACGTCACAAAT TCAAAGACGCTTCCCGAGAAAGAGTTCCTCCACATTACAACACCGAAAATGATTGCCAGTAATCCAGGAAGCAATAAAGACAGCACAACAAAGCTAACAGAGGAATCTGAAAATCCCCAAGACAGACGCAATGCCCCTCTACAAGTAGCGTGCTACACCCTGGCTCAAGCTACCGACACTAGCAGTATCCCACGGAGTAGGCTTCTAGGTCCCGCCCAACCAACCCACCAGACGGTAGCATCTAACACCTCAAGCTTCCAGGCTTGTATTACCCCTTCCGGCTACGCAAAAAGCAGTGTGAGTGCTCAGCTACGAAAAGACAAGCCTGCCCACACCACGAGGCGATCAACGAGAGAGGCATATCGCCTAGAGCCAGCCCCGACTCAGAAAATACCATCAAAAGCTTCTATTTCAAACATCGTGCCTTTTATGTGA
- the LOC5513695 gene encoding splicing factor, suppressor of white-apricot homolog, protein MAVFLRPNNKKALRKDLKGKQQHAVSGRKDDELFVFGYGCKLFEDFEKAEFMEQGKHLIEWPGDDSLLIDRYDGRLLFTDKSQFEPSGRPSVMTAEEIELEKLCDEERYLELTRDLLEDEIQQEEEMKRFKEALSSDGAYNAVGFGYGDQQQGEHIQDQGRASSFEDANEQTSMQPLPKPEAVEKFIAPEDLEVPPGMEIPDTAKMNAIIEKTALFVSKQGTQMEILVKAKQAGNPQFDFLNFDNWLNPYYKHMLKYIKEKRYEPKIQTQPESPEQQEEESEQEDSDDEYELHPLLTASLKTTASPYSSAPSSPSTQQGDMLTQPQTNGADGVLYTHPVSSHEQQQAWHHDQMAYPYDMTTTSYAVPHTYPALTAYHHMHHHIQAPPIMSVADMIPPPPPPPGEGPPEEEWLKEGVGSPSNPVTPPPPPPALPLIPHFLPDTQVAVPLGVPYPVTSHATPTIIPPPPDLQPIVDKLARYVAKNGPDFESIIKAKGDPRFDFVLPWNEHHAYYQFRIRTCAEEFAKEQETSGSDPKTNSVPISFSIKTKEIQKPKIEYRSNVLYKQSFGTGESEEEDEKSPKAEGENSGDTTEEGSNPPSEPASNQNDDNEGNDGEDAVAAAQRVAERLELQTQTQVDKQLQLERRRKASLFISMLKKTNEPENGAEDFGVDSQSSSSRRRFSERKRENDSRLDGEPKTKKSKSEDVATNGSVGAPSPDTIRIAQDLMAKVRAASRNKR, encoded by the exons ATGGCTGTGTTTTTGCGTCCAAACAACAAGAAAGCACTTAGAAAAGACTTGAAAGGCAAACAACAGCATGCGGTCAGCGGGCGAAAGGACGATGAACTTTTCGTGTTTGGCTATGGCTGTAAACTGTTTGAGGACTTCGAGAAAGCAGAATTTATGGAACAGGGAAAGCATCTTATAGAATGGCCTGGGGATGACAGTCTTCTGATCGACAG GTACGATGGCAGACTACTCTTTACAGACAAGTCTCAATTTGAGCCAAGTGGAAGGCCATCTGTGATGACAGCCGAGGAGATTGAGCTTGAGAAGCTCTGTGATGAGGAGAGATACCTTGAACTTACAAGAGACCTGTTGGAGGATGAGATCCAGCAAG aGGAAGAGATGAAGAGATTTAAAGAAGCGCTCTCCTCAGATGGTGCATATAATGCTGTGGGGTTTGGCTATGGAGATCAGCAACAAGGAGAACATATTCAAGACCAAG ggAGGGCATCATCATTCGAAGACGCAAATGAGCAAACCTCCATGCAACCTCTACCAAAGCCAGAAGCTGTAGAGAAGTTTATAGCGCCTGAGGATCTGGAAGTCCCCCCTGGAATGGAAATA CCTGATACGGCAAAGATGAATGCCATTATAGAGAAGACAGCGCTGTTTGTTAGCAAGCAAGGCACTCAGATGGAAATACTAGTCAAGGCAAAGCAAGCTGGCAACCCACAGTTTGACTTCCTGAATTTTGACAACTGGCTGAATCCCTACTACAAGCATATGCTGAAGTACATCAAGGAGAAGAGATATGAACCCAAGATACAAACTCAACCGGAGTCACCTGAACAACAAG AAGAGGAAAGCGAGCAGGAGGACTCTGATGACGAGTATGAGCTTCACCCTCTACTGACTGCATCCCTCAAAACTACGGCATCACCCTACTCATCTGCACCCTCGTCACCTTCAACTCAGCAAGGCGACATGCTCACCCAGCCTCAGACAAATGGAGCTGATGGAGTGTTATATACTCATCCTGTGAGTTCACATGAGCAACAGCAAGCGTGGCATCATGATCAAATGGCTTATCCCTATG ATATGACTACAACAAGTTATGCAGTCCCACACACTTACCCGGCTCTCACGGCCTACCACCATATGCACCACCATATACAAGCACCCCCTATAATGTCTGTCGCAGACATGataccaccccctcccccaccacccGGAGAAGGACCCCCTGAAG AAGAGTGGCTTAAAGAAGGTGTTGGCTCACCCTCAAATCCAGTGAcacctcctccccctcccccagcaTTACCCCTCATACCTCACTTCCTCCCAGATACCCAGGTGGCTGTACCCCTAGGAGTACCCTACCCTGTCACTAGCCATGCCACCCCCACCAtcattccccctccccctgaccTTCAGCCCATTGTGGACAAGCTGGCTCGGTATGTCGCCAAGAATGGGCCTGACTTTGAGAGCATCATCAAGGCTAAAGGAGATCCAAGATTTGACTTTGTTCTGCCTTGGAATGAACACCACGCCTACTACCAATTCAGGATCCGCACTTGTGCTGAAGAATTTGCAAAGGAACAAG AAACCAGTGGAAGCGATCCAAAGACCAACAGTGTTCCCATAAGTTTTTCCATAAAAACAAAGGAAATTCAGAAGCCTAAGATTGAATACCGCAGCAATGTCCTGTACAAGCAAAGCTTTGGGACTGGGGAGAGTGAAGAGGAAGATGAAAAAAGTCCCAAAGCTGAAGGAGAGAACAGTGGCGATACAACAGAGGAAGGAAGCAACCCCCCATCTGAGCCTGCAAGCAATCaaaatgatgacaatgaaGGCAATGATGGTGAGGATGCAGTTGCTGCTGCTCAGAGAGTTG CTGAGAGATTAGAGCTTCAAACCCAGACACAGGTAGACAAACAGCTGCAGCTTGAGAGGCGGCGCAAGGCATCTCTCTTCATTAGTATGCTGAAGAAGACAAACGAACCAGAGAATGGGGCCGAGGACTTCGG TGTGGATTCACAAAGCAGCAGCTCACGAAGGAGATTCTCGGAAAGAAAACGAGAGAATGATTCCAG ACTTGATGGAGAGCCGAAGACGAAGAAAAGTAAATCCGAAGATGTTGCTACAAATGGCAGTGTTGGTGCACCTTCACCTGATACAATCCGGATAGCACAG GATCTGATGGCCAAGGTTCGTGCTGCATCTCGTAACAAGAGGTAG